One window of the Cydia splendana chromosome 18, ilCydSple1.2, whole genome shotgun sequence genome contains the following:
- the LOC134799271 gene encoding ADP-ribosylation factor-like protein 2: MGFLTILKKLRQKEKEMRILMLGLDNAGKTTILKRFNGEPIDTISPTLGFNIKTLEHRGYKLNIWDVGGQKSLRSYWKNYFESTDGVAWVVDSADTRRLEGCAKELRTLLQEERLAGATLLVLANKADLPGALTLQEIREALDLDSIKSHHWRIVRCSAVTGENLLEGIDWMLDDIASRIFSLD, translated from the exons ATGGGATTCCTTACAATATTGAAGAAGCTTCGACAGAAGGAGAAAGAAATGCGAATACTTATGTT AGGACTGGACAACGCGGGTAAGACGACGATCCTGAAGCGGTTCAACGGGGAGCCGATCGACACGATCTCGCCGACGCTGGGGTTCAACATCAAGACGCTGGAGCACCGCGGGTACAAGCTCAACATCTGGGACGTCGGCGGGCAGAAGTCGCTCAG aTCCTACTGGAAGAACTACTTTGAGAGCACAGATGGTGTGGCCTGGGTAGTTGACAGCGCCGACACAAGGCGGCTGGAAGGCTGCGCAAAGGAGCTCCGTACGCTACTACAAGAGGAACGTCTTGCTGGAGCAACTTTATTGGTGCTGGCTAATAAAGCAGACCTGCCGGGAGCTCTCACTTTGCAGGAGATCCGAGAG GCCCTAGACCTGGACAGCATCAAGTCCCACCACTGGCGGATCGTGCGCTGCTCTGCCGTCACCGGCGAGAACCTTCTCGAAGGCATAGATTGGATGCTGGATGACATTGCCTCGAGGATATTCTCACTAGACTAG
- the LOC134799270 gene encoding pinin: protein MGTEVAISFTALRAQLESERSSLYKIDENIKKIVQTTGRFSNDRFNNSSSDYLKGGQRLGGRNSFPDARHNDDSFGKRKQETKTVFSRLSARTAGSDDEESGSKRPRVISQVSRELPTRAAVLRAQGGDEQARTRNRRIFGSLLGTLQKFKQEEIVLQTKEDKKAQVERKIEEQARVQKEKEQKERKTLFAEREHKKATIKALEAKMARVQEFEKWEASQKSLGNFILTRAKPHVYWIPKKMTDKASEKLNSSRKYHEKCMVKKRAELQEELQRIEQRCLRARGPQAKENEPAGKTDDGGKKRDKFTNDADDKDKEDSDGEEHREAHEEHNEERQGNGDVEVKDEPVKEESKVDTTTEQKTTMEEEEKRDDSHMSVDTSDLFLRNSVEAPPEPTEES, encoded by the exons ATGGGGACAGAAGTAGCAATATCGTTTACGGCACTTCGTGCTCAATTAGAATCGGAACGGAGCAGCTTGTACAAAATAGATGAAAACATCAAAAAGATAGTCCAAACTACGGGTCGATTTTCTAACGATAG gtTTAATAACTCATCTAGTGACTACTTAAAAGGTGGACAACGTTTAGGAGGCCGAAATTCATTCCCTGACGCTAGACATAATGACGATTCTTTTGGAAAGAGAAAACAAGAGACCAAAACAGTTTTTAGCAG ATTATCAGCACGCACAGCAGGCAGTGACGATGAAGAGTCTGGCAGCAAGCGTCCACGTGTCATATCTCAAGTGTCTCGCGAGCTGCCAACGCGCGCGGCAGTGCTGCGCGCGCAGGGTGGGGATGAGCAGGCGCGTACGCGCAACAGACGTATCTTTGGCTCCCTGCTTGGGACACTGCAGAAATTTAAACAGGAAGAGATTGTGCTGCAAACTAAG GAAGATAAAAAGGCACAAGTAGAACGAAAGATAGAAGAGCAAGCTCGGGTACAGAAAGAAAAGGAACAGAAGGAAAGAAAGACCCTCTTTGCCGAGAGAGAACACAAAAAAGCCACAATCAAAGCTCTTGAAGCCAAGATGGCGCGAGTACAAGAGTTCGAGAAATGGGAAGCGTCACAGAAGAGCCTGGGAAACTTTATACTGACTCGTGCCAAGCCGCACGTGTACTGGATACCAAAGAAGATGACCGACAAGGCTTCAGAGAAGCTGAACTCCAGTAGAAAGTATCATGAAA AGTGCATGGTAAAGAAACGCGCGGAACTGCAAGAGGAACTGCAACGGATAGAGCAGCGCTGCCTGCGCGCGCGCGGGCCGCAGGCCAAGGAGAACGAGCCCGCCGGCAAGACGGACGACGGCGGCAAGAAGCGGGACAAGTTCACCAACGACGCCGACGACAAGGACAAGGAGGACAGCGACGGGGAGGAGCACCGTGAGGCTCATGAGGAGCATAATGAAGAGAGGCAAGGCAATGGAGATGTAGAGGTGAAAGACGAGCCAG TAAAAGAGGAAAGTAAAGTGGACACGACCACAGAGCAGAAAACAACAATGGAAGAGGAAGAGAAACGAGACGATTCCCATATGTCCGTGGACACCAGTGACCTATTTTTACGGAACAGTGTGGAGGCCCCGCCGGAGCCCACGGAAGAGTCCTGA